The DNA segment tatgtgTGAATTTCATGAGTAGTGAACTTGAAGGTTAAATGAATTTCTATGGGACTTTTAGTTTTTCTGTTTCTGATATGAGCTTATTTTAACATCCCGAAATGctttttgttaaatttatcGTGTGGGTATTGTTTGATTTCTTAAGCCTGTGATCTTAGATTTGACTGATTTTTAGATTTCAGTGTAGAATGAATATTGTTctggaataaaatataataagctTTTTGGTTCTTatattttgaacattttttttaatgttgtgcTTGAAAGAtcttaaattagttttaattttatttaaaatgagttaacatattttttattacatttttattaatattaatgtggCGTCCTTTGAGAGAAACGCAAAAACGGAACTGTCGTGGCCTCGTCTCTGCCACGttgaaagtatttttttcaTGGATGTACAAATATGTTACtaagtttttaattgattttccAAATGTgtttttgattaaaaatattctttaattgATTTACGAAGATGATTTGAAGAATACATATAATTCAATCTATCTTATAATTTGCcataaatattcaaaaatattatgttGACTCTTGTTGGAAAAAGAGTAGAAACCTGCCAATAgagaaaaagttataaaaaaatgaaagtagACAAAAATTTATAGATCAAACTGAAATGGTTGAGAGTAGAGAGATCCATGTGTagcaaagagaaaagaaaaaaaaaggatcaGATAATTTACAACCATTGTTACCATCTTTTCATATCCATCTCTAGGCAATTGCTACCCAATTAAAGgggaaaaagacaaaaaaaaaatactcttaaaaaatgggtacatataaaattacattctgGACTTTCTTTTTTAGAATACAATAATCTTTTTTCGGATAAATTTTTctgaaatgtattattttcaattttgaattttttttatccagaatgagattttgattttttatttccGGATTTTTATATCCAGAACACAATAACCTTTTCCGGATCTACTTTTTCCagaatgcattattttcaattttggattttcattttcagaataaaggttaaaattttttgaaattgtgttgagtgcaggaagcaattgttCTATCTCTTTCTGTTCTCAATATGTACATTGAGGGGCCGAACTGTGCTAAGAGATACCCGTATCTGATCCCATACCAAAAATATATTGAGTATTTGATATCGACAATCCCATAAGAaaactatattaaaataaatgtacATTAACATAGATTAAATCACTTTAATGTACATCTTCGACATGTTATATATCTTAATTTCGATCCAACAATAAAATGTCTcaataaaatcttataaattggtataataaataagataaagatatgTTATTGTTACCATATTTAGTACATCATATTTAGTACATCTGCATGTTGAAAACTAGTTTGaacattaaaaacattttatatattttaacttcGATCCAACAGAAAAAGATCCAATAAGATTTTATAAATTGGTACAACAAATAAGGTAAAGATACGTCATTGTTACTGTATTTATTACGTCTCCATGTTGAACACTTATTTGAACATTAATAAACCTTTTATAGATACACTTTCCAATTCGAAATCAAAGGAGAAATGAAAGAAATGAATGATCATTACAACTAAAAAGAAACTACCAATTAAACCAGAAAAAGATATTATCTTAGTCCTTTTATAAGAACGTAAAAACGATGAtataattttagtatttattaaaataatttctaaattttcaaCCAAAAGATTActattttctatttcatgaaaaaatttattaaataatgtcaTGTAACTCATTCTAAACCATCTCTATCCAAACACATTCATAACTTTTAAATTCTACTATTACTTCACTCCTATGCAAGTTGACTAATGCCAAATCACGGAGTAATGAAAATCAAATTGACAAGGAAACTACGTGTGGCATAGGTAATGAAGGACATTGACTGAACCATAGGCATTCTCGCCACCAAACCAATAATTCCCATAGGGACAAAGAAATAAAGCAGAAGACATGAACATCAAAAGTTAAGTTTGAGAGTTGGAGTTTTTGGACAACTATAGACAGTTAGCAGAATCTAAGGAAAGGCAATGCAGCTTAGTTGACATCGCCACCTTGGTTAATTCTCTGTGTTTtgtccttcttgcacccttctcTGCTATAATCCTCCTCTTTACAAGCCCATGGCTTGGGCCTCTCAGACCCCAAAAGTTGAGCCATGGGTTCCTCTCGCTCACGTGGCTCTGCCACTGCCAAAGAACGCCTACGTTGGACACAAGAACTCCATGATCGCTTTGTGGTGGCTGTAAATAGACTAGGGGGCCCTGATAGTAAGCCCTTCTTTCCATCACTACTCACAATTATCCCATGCATAATCATCATCTAATAATGCTGCATAACTCTGGAACTTCATCCAACAACCTCATAATATGCTAAATTTAACATTCAATCTCTAGGGCATTCTTCAACTATGATTCTTCCACAAAATAATCTTCAATCAAACTTTACTTCCTTCCCTGTGGAACCAGATTATCTTAGACCAAACTGTGAAACACTTTTGATCTTTAACCAACCTCAATAAATAATCCtgttaattatataattaaccTTAACTTTTATTGTTGATTAAAGTCTCAACTTCAAGTTTTCGTGCAATATTGTAAAATCTCTGATTGATTTTCCTGTGTTTGGATTATTTACAGAAAGGAATTTATCAAACTTCTTTAGATTacacgtttttttttttaaatctttgtttTTGTGGGGTATTAATATCATGATTCTAGTGTTTTGCCATTGTGTTTAAACACGGGAAATTTATTACGTATATAAGATAATATACCCTTCTTTTTCgttttcaaaagagtttttttttcatgtattttttataaaaaaatcatttttaagaaGCAAATcatatttgttttcttaaataAGTGATTTCTTAAAATtacctttaaaaaaaacacttattttaaatttaaacaaactCAATAGCATATCATTTAGTGATAACCCATAAAAATAGTGAGATGAAAGATTTAGTTGGAGAGAAATTGATAGTTATGAGTGTTTGATTTCTAGTAATGTTAAACATCAACAATatgtttgaaaaacacttttccataaatatttttgaaagaggaaaaaaattaaaaaaaataaagtttattaatgtacaaaatttacttatatataaattaacatcAAATATTTGAAGAAACTAATAAGGAATAAGTTTTATTGGCAGTAATTTGATTTGTTTGTGTAGGGGCAACACCAAAAGGTATATTGAAAGGAATGAAGGCTTTGGGTAATTCTCAGCTAAACATTTATCATGTCAAAAGCCACTTGCAggtttctctctcttctcttaCTTTCAATTTTGTGGTAGAGATCTTTTCTTGGTCAAAGATGTGAAATgatatgaaaatgaaaaaccacacaaaaaaaaaatgtgaaacttAACAAACATAGTTTACATTATGGCAACTTCTTCCTGCATCATATCAATTTAACTTGCACcctatcatttttaaaaaaatttaaaatactcttattccggatttaaaaatttgaaataataaatataattcaaaactaaaaaaattattctggaaaaaaaaatctggaacacaaaattgaaaatacattctagataaaaaaaaattagagttaAAAAATGTGTTCTCGAAATCCAAATTcgaaatattttcataaaaaaatttccagaaataatttttatctatatccttttttttatttaagattttttttttatatttttaggaacatttttatcattttcaacAGCAAATTTGGTGCATGTTGGAATTGATACGGTGCAGGGAGAATTTGCCTTACATTATTCACCAGAATGGACCCATAAATTCATTTGGGCCTAAGGTCTCACTGAGAAGGACCCATGTGAATTACTCTTCTTAAAAATTGGtatatatattctaaataaTACTTAGATAGAGTTTACTTTAACGCATTTATATTCTCAATTTTTTAATCActgatttaaattttaataactatttatttattttatcatatatattttttatggcAAATGTATTATTGAGATATAACTAtgcatatttatatttataattcaatACTCACATGTACATTGTATAGAGTTAAAAGAAAGTGataatttcatttattataaaattgtaatttatcTTTTACGACATGAAAATATATGGAATTTTGATTCCAACTATTCtttatttttccattttattaattttaaatatttttcatttatttactTTGTTATTATAagctttaaatattttcttaaaaaaaattaagggtACACACAAATCATGTTTGaatcaatttatataaatattttaatgctaatttaatttttcaacttagttttttaaataaatttattttaaaattaaggtTACACACGTATCATGTTTGAATTAGTTTATATCAATGTcttaaagttaattttagttttcaaCTGAAATTAATAAATTCAAGACATGATatatttaatgttatataatattaataagtacttttaaagtagttttttcaattaattatcaCCCATGTTGTCAAATCAATTTCACCTTGCAAATGTTTAATACAATTTGAAATTGGAAAGTAagagaaatatttaaaaaaaattatatttatttacttttacttCTTCGAATGATTGAGATCTATTCACAATTTTAACttggttatatttttttaaattggaaaATCAATGTTGAATAGGATGTGGATGTttcattaagaataaaaaaaaataatgtttcatTGTATAGTATAGAAATATAAATCACATAAAATTGTTCAGAGTCTTGAATAACACATCTATGTTTAGAAAATTTCCAACTTCAAAGCCATTATTCATATGTAGAACATGAAACAGAGTAATTAAGTTGAAAATTCACAATAAAGATTATCAGCTTCAGAAATCTAACAAGTTCAACATGGATTTTTTCAGAAATACAGGATCTCCAAACTGATTCCAGAGTCCCCCACAAGTAAGTTTCTTACTTGAGCAAGTATTGATGCTAATTTAGCTCCAATAACACCAAATTCATTTGAATTCATAACAAGTTCCTTAATTATCTATGAAGGAGGAAAACTTGAGAAGAGAAGCATATCAGATATACTTCCAAATTTTAGTTCTATATCGTGAGTCACTAATTTTAGTTCAAcaacaatattttctttttctcaccTTCCAACTTTTTTGCATGCTTCAACATTTCAACTATGTTTTTACTATTAATGTTTGTAATCAACAGTGCTCATCAACTGAAGGAACTCCTTCAAATACAGACAGAGATGCAAAATCGCTTGAGTGATAAAACAGAGGTATGCTTACCTCAATCTCTCGGTTTACGTGTGACTATATATTATAGATATATATCGTTTGATAACGGATAGTCTATAAGACCAACAAACTCTCGTTACAATAAACTCAAAATAATTCTAATATTATATTAcaccatttatatattatgaaattttttaatttttgatgtGAAATCTTCAATTATATATAgtaatgaaaaaggaaaaacattCATTTTCCTCGAATAAAAACAAAGATAGAGAGGATTTCTTCAgggtttttattatattttgtttaactGGTTTAAAGGTTCAGAGAAGTTTGAAGGTAAAAATTGAAGCACAAGGAAGGTTCTTGGAGAGATTTGGACAAAGTAGTCATAGCAAAACAATAATTGGAAAAGCATGCAAGTCTTTTGCTTCTTCTACAACTGCACCTCTGCCTTCTCTTTCTGAGGAATCCGAATCATTGGAATCACAAACTGAGAAAGAGCATGAATCAGTAAAAAAGCAAAGGATTTCAGAAGAGGGTGTTTTTCCAACAAGTTTTGAACATGCATCATCCACCCCACCAGAATTCTACAACCAAACATGGAATGTTCCTTGGAGTCAGCTTGCAGCAGCATGCCAATCAACTTTGGATCCCAGTTTCTTATTTTGAGTTTGGTTTGTTTAGAAGATGTGTTTGCTTAATAAAAGATTGATGGTGTTGATCTTACTATAATGTTTGGTTTATCTGTAATATGGTGTTGGACAAAATAAAAGTTTGGGCTTGGCTATAATTATCATGTATTTATTTCAAGTGCTTGACTGCATGAAAGAAATTGATATTATGATCTGGAATACTACTCATAATGTATCATATTTACATGTTCATGAAATGAATTTTGTTTACTTCTTAATAAAACCAAATTTTGTGCCTTAGAAAGTTTAATAAATAGCCACTAGTTTTTCCCATTTCTGTCACAACTGTTTTAGACTCATGAGTGGATTgagatttaagaaaaataaataaataaataaactgtggtatatatcaagatttttaaataattagaaaaatgATATGATATTAGCTAGGATTGTTAGGTTATTTTTAAGGAtgacaacaaaaatataattgtacTTTTACCAATTGGAATCACCGGACGAATTCCACAAGTCTTGGTATCCGATTTTGGCGACCAACATTTTCAATATGTATTAAGGTCAAAAGATTATTAATAAGGTTAAACTGTACGAAGAACTAGTAATACACCTTTAATCACAATTTATAAGTTAATCTCAGTCCAAGATTAACAGGATCCAGGACACAttataaacatataaataagcacaacttaaaaaaaaatggtacgtcattattatgtatttattgtacCGAATATCGAATACTACATACTCACTTGACTGAACGTAGAGCAAGACTAAAGTAGAGGAAGAAAGGACAAGTTGAACAAGTCTGAGAAGTGAGAAGTGAGAGAAGGAACACGTAACGACCGACCCAAGGCAAATGAGTGAATTGTTCAACCGGTAGGAGTTCTCTCAGTTCATTCTTAATGAGAACCGTACTcactaaagtttttttttataattttagagaaaTTTTTTATGGTATTTTAAACCgcatattttttatgaattattatttacatatttgaaaaaaataatgatattttgatAAACTTGAAACAacttttaaaagatttaaaattgTACTTTTCTTTAACCAAACTTATAATTtctttgttctatttttttatgaacttttatatataatcttgaatattttgtaaaataaaatcatggagtatttttaattttttcaaaattctcatgatatagaaattaattaagATCCAAACTAGAAATCttgattatgattttttttaaatcatgtcaagtcattatattttttcgttttaaaatttaaaagaccttTTATATCAAATAATCTTTAAAGTTTAATCTAAAACACTATCTTAGGTTACATTCTAAAGAATTCTtaactttgtattttttttaaatatattaataaatgagtttaaggttaattcatttttaaaatcaatttatatacTGAAATTTAGCATTATCTTTTGACGGCATAAAATCTCCAACAAATTACTTTAtaatccatttaaaaaaaattgtgtaaaacttcttaaattaactaatttatcttaattgatatttgatatgcataaattttataaatatattattttattataaagagATCATCactagatttattttaaaattaaaatcaagaataatttaaatacatatttttttcttaattctttGATATATTTACAAAACTGAATAATACTTACATTAGATTTATTCTTATATACACaataattttatatcttttaaaaattaaaattaaaaataatttaaattcatttttttttcttaattcttcCATATATTTACAAAACTGGATAGTACTTGTACTCTCTTTTCAGATTTTGATTTCATTCAACCCTTGAATCTATAAATTTCAGCTTTGTCAGTTACAATCACATGCCTAGAAGACATTTGTAATATTCCCAAATGCCTTTTTTCCTTTAACATACATTTCTCAAGTAGCAAGATTCTATTTCTTATCTCATTAGCCACTGTATTAGGATGAATACGAAACAAATTTTTCAATGCATTTTCTACTCTAAAAACTCATTAAACTACCTATAGGTATATTCTAATAAtcatttttagaaattttaattttttttatcattttatctATCAATAAAGTGTTATTGCATATGATCTTCAATATACTGATAATACTTTATATAGCATCCAGTTAAAACCGTCGACTGACATGACTAATAACGAAACTAATAATTATCTAACATTAGTTAATCTGTTTTTATTAGATTCAATAATTACAAAGGAACCacgataattatataaataagcaTAAATCACAAAGGATCCGGTACGTGATCATCTAGTATTAAACACTGAATGTCAATTGTCAAGTGTTAAAGTTTAACTTAAGTGTCGAAGTATCTTTTATAGATACCATCCGAGAGCACGGAGTTTAAGGAGACGAGGAGTGGAGAGTGACAAGAATTCGTTCGAGAAAAAAGAGTGAGGTGCAAACCGACCAACCAATAAGTGGTTCAATAGTTCTTTTAGTTTCAACCCCGTTCAAAAACACCTATAAAATTGCAACATGTagaatatatttgtatatattaataTGGTGATGATTACGTGTTTTTACTCTGTTGATAAATTGATCCAAACAAGTTGTGATGTTTGTTTAGTCCTCTCTCTCCACAAATAAAGAGATAAAACTTctaattattttcaatataaatacttccatatattttatttataactttttttagaaaattagtGGTCTCTTATTATAACACTTTTGTATATTA comes from the Phaseolus vulgaris cultivar G19833 chromosome 8, P. vulgaris v2.0, whole genome shotgun sequence genome and includes:
- the LOC137824254 gene encoding myb family transcription factor PHL7-like, translating into MGSSRSRGSATAKERLRWTQELHDRFVVAVNRLGGPDRATPKGILKGMKALGNSQLNIYHVKSHLQKYRISKLIPESPTRGKLEKRSISDILPNFSSISAHQLKELLQIQTEMQNRLSDKTEVQRSLKVKIEAQGRFLERFGQSSHSKTIIGKACKSFASSTTAPLPSLSEESESLESQTEKEHESVKKQRISEEGVFPTSFEHASSTPPEFYNQTWNVPWSQLAAACQSTLDPSFLF